ATTTACTCGCATTTCCACTGGCAATTTTAAGCGGTCTTTGGTGGCCGTTAGCGCTGATGCCTAAACAGGTACAAGTCATTGGTCGTCACTTACCGGTTTATCCAATTAATCAAATCGCGCAATCAATCGTCTTAAAAAAGACGGTTCACTTCGCAGATTATGGCGTAACGCTTGGTTGGACTGTGATATTAGTTGGGCTTGTCGTATACTTAAATCATCATCAAAAGGGAGCACGTCATTAATGTCTTTTTTTAAACGTTACATTGCAATGCCCCAACAATACGGTCTTTTCCCGTATGTTTGGTTACTCTTTTTACTTTTCCCAATCGCCTATTCGTTTCCGTTTAAAACATTGCGGCAACAGGTCATTATAGGGTTGGTGCTTATTTTTGTGATCGCGTACCGCAATAGTTATGTCGCCACTACCTATCGACCATTTTGGTTGTTGCTCCAAATGGTGGTGAGTGCGATTCTTGCGGTGATTGTTCAAGCGCTCTATCTCAGTATTTATACGGCCTGGGTGTTTGGCTCGATTCCGATGCGCCGACGTAGTTTCTGGGGTTATTACGGGGCCTATATGCTGTCAATCTTGGTACCGACGCTTTTTCTTTACTATTATTATGGTGGTCAGATGGGGCGTGATGATTGGGTTGGCTTAGCCGTCTATGGCTTATTCTGCATTTTATCTCCATTTGCAGCCGGTTCAATTCAACGTTATAATCGCAAAAATCGGCAGTTAATGCAGACCAATCAACGATTGACGGAAATCATTAAACAAAATGAGCGCCAGCGAATTGCTCGTGATTTGCATGATAACTTAGGCCAATCGTTTTCGATGATTACTTTAAAAGCGGAATATGCGCGTAAATTATTGGCTAAAAAGCCGGATGCGGTGCCTGAACAACTATTGGCGATTGAACAAGCGTCCCGCCAGAATTTAAAAATGGTGCGTGACATTGTGGCCGGCTTACGCCAAACGACAATTGCCGAAGAATTGATTAATCAAGAACGTAATCTCAGCGTAGCGGGCATCATCTTATTAACGAAGGATGAAAATCAAATTGAAGGTTTACCACAATCAAACCAACAAGTATTAGCACAATGTTTGCACGAAGCAGTGACTAATATTATTCGTTACAGTCACGCCACGGAGTGTTACGTGACGTTTGCGCAATCGGCAACGACTTTTCAGATGACGATTCAAGATAACGGCCGAGGCTTGAAAAAGGCTGACCAGTTCAAAAGTCATGGGCTGGCAGGGATGCGTGAACGCTTGGAAGTGATTCAAGGTGAATTAACCGTTGATGGGCGCCACGGGACCACATTAACACTGACAATGCCAATTGCCACGGAGGCAAAAAATGATTAAACTTTATTTAGCAGAAGATCAACAACTTTTAAATACCGCACTAGCTGGTATTTTAGAGCTAGAAGATGACCTAACAATGATTGGAACCGCCACTAATGGCCAAATCGCCTTGGAACAGATTGCAACCTTACAACCGGATGTCGCTTTACTGGATATCGAGATGCCGGGGTTAACGGGACTTGAAATCGCTCGACGATTGCATGAACAACAGCCACAGGTTAAGGTCATCATTTTAACGACCTTTGCTCAGACTAGTTATTTTAAACAGGCGATTAGTGCTGAAGTTGCCGCTTATCTCTTAAAAGACGGCCCTAGTGATGATTTAATCGTCGCGATTCACTCGGTGATGGCGGGCAAAACAGTCTACGCACCAGAATTAGTGGTCGGCTTAACCAATCAACCGCAAAATCCACTTTCACAACGGGAAACCGATGTTTTGCAGGCGGTGGCCAACGGTTTGAGCAATAAAGAAGTCGCGCGCCAACTCTTCTTATCAGATGGGACCGTCCGTAATTATATGTCGATGATTCTCAGCAAATTAGCCGCCAGCAATCGGATTGAAGCAATCCAAATTGCGCGCCATAATGGCTGGTTATAACGGTCAGACTTTAAAATTGCATCGCAGTCGTTAATTGACTATGCTTGCAAGCATAAAGGAGGCGTTAATATGAGTTTAGAAAACCTGCATAAATGGGCATTTTTCTATTTTTCACCCGCATTTTCACCGGAACAAAATACCGTTATTAATCGCAATCAGGCTGGGACCTGTGAAATGATTACGGTCGGTTTTGATCCAAGTGCTAAAACGGATGGCTCGGTGATTGAACTTGCCGTACAATTGAAGGCAGAAGGGGTTCAGTTTATCGAACTTTGTGGTGGTTTTGGGCCAACTTGGACGACTAAAATTAATGAAGCATTGAACTACGAAATACCGGTGGGCGCGGTTATGTATGGCCCTGAATTCCGCCAACCATTATTTGAAATTATGCAATAAAACGGTTCCAAGCAGAGACTTACCTGAAAATCGCAGATAAGTCTCTTTTTTGAGTCTTTTTAATTAACTTTCTGGGTGCTGTTCGGTATAATTCACTTATAAATTGTAAGAAGGAGGGATACGATGTTAAAGAAGCGACGAACATTCATCATCGGATTGGGGGCTGCACTATTATGTAGTCTGTTCTTAATCCTCAATGTTGCTAATGTGCAGGCCAAACAAGTTTTACAGTTAGGCGCACAGGCGCCGCTTGATACGATCGATATCTCGACTTCAACGGGTTACGGTCAAACTGGTAATATTTACGAAGGTTTATACCGACTCGGCAAAAAAGGTAAAATTGAAGCGGGCTTAGCAAAGCGTAGCCAAGTTTCAGAAGATGGGTTAACGTGGACTTTTAAAATTAGAAAAGCACAATTTAGTAATGGGGATCCAATTCGGGCGCAAGATTTTGTTTATGCTTGGCAACGGACGATTAAACCAACGACTAAATCGCCTTACACGAACCTATTTAGTAATATCAAAAACGCTCCAGCGATTGCGGATGGCAAATTAGATCCAAAGCAATTAGGGGTCAAGGCTTTAGATAAACACACGCTACAAGTGACGTTAACCAAACCGGTTGCCTACATGAAGACCTTGATGGCTTACCCATTATTTGCGCCACAAGATCAAAAGGTGATTGAAAAGTACGGCAAGAAATACGCGACAAAATCAAAATACATGGTTTACTCGGGACCATTTACGCTTAAAGGTTGGTCTGGGACCAGTGAAGAATGGCAGTTCAAGAAAAATCCGCACTATTGGGATCATCAGAAAGTGAAATTAAGTGCGGTTAAATTTACGGTGTTGGAAAATACCAGCACGGCGTTATATCTCTATCAAGACGGGCGCTTAGATTTAACCCAACTCGATAATCAACAAGTTGAAAATTATAGTCGTAATCGCGATTTCAAGCGTTATCCATATGCGCAAACTTACTTCTTAAAATATAATTTCAACAGTGACAATCAACCGGTCAAGCATATTTTGAACAATCAAGATGCGCGTCTGGCACTATCCTTGGCGATTAATCGGAAGACAATGAACAACCGCCTCTATGGCTTTAAAACAAATCCGGTCACGGGCTTTGTCGCCTCTGGTTTAGCCAACTCACCCGTTAAAAAGGTCGACTTTGCCAAATCACAAGCCGTGCCACATACGGTCGATTACGAACCGAAACTGGCCAAAGAATATTGGCAAAAGGCGCTAAAAGCCACCGGGATGAAGAAGGTGACACTCTCATTAACAGTTGATAGTGATGATCCGAATACATCTTATGTCAGCCAGTATTTAAAAGGACAATTGGAAGAAATCTTACCAGGCTTCCAGCTCAACTTAAGAACGGTGCCTAGCCAAGTTGCAAGCAGTCGCGATCACGAGGGCGACTATGATATCTTATTATCCGCTTGGGGGGCCGATTTCAAAGATCCAATTTCATTCTTAGAAATCATGCTACCAGGAGCGGCCAATAATACTGGT
This DNA window, taken from Latilactobacillus sakei, encodes the following:
- a CDS encoding DNA-binding response regulator, with product MIKLYLAEDQQLLNTALAGILELEDDLTMIGTATNGQIALEQIATLQPDVALLDIEMPGLTGLEIARRLHEQQPQVKVIILTTFAQTSYFKQAISAEVAAYLLKDGPSDDLIVAIHSVMAGKTVYAPELVVGLTNQPQNPLSQRETDVLQAVANGLSNKEVARQLFLSDGTVRNYMSMILSKLAASNRIEAIQIARHNGWL
- a CDS encoding peptide ABC transporter substrate-binding protein gives rise to the protein MLKKRRTFIIGLGAALLCSLFLILNVANVQAKQVLQLGAQAPLDTIDISTSTGYGQTGNIYEGLYRLGKKGKIEAGLAKRSQVSEDGLTWTFKIRKAQFSNGDPIRAQDFVYAWQRTIKPTTKSPYTNLFSNIKNAPAIADGKLDPKQLGVKALDKHTLQVTLTKPVAYMKTLMAYPLFAPQDQKVIEKYGKKYATKSKYMVYSGPFTLKGWSGTSEEWQFKKNPHYWDHQKVKLSAVKFTVLENTSTALYLYQDGRLDLTQLDNQQVENYSRNRDFKRYPYAQTYFLKYNFNSDNQPVKHILNNQDARLALSLAINRKTMNNRLYGFKTNPVTGFVASGLANSPVKKVDFAKSQAVPHTVDYEPKLAKEYWQKALKATGMKKVTLSLTVDSDDPNTSYVSQYLKGQLEEILPGFQLNLRTVPSQVASSRDHEGDYDILLSAWGADFKDPISFLEIMLPGAANNTGGFKNAAYQKAVDLATNQDANDPSQRWADMVEAAQVLNRTQSLTPLYQNETGYLQNPKVKGIIHNTAGTQWSYKTAYIKGQ